A portion of the Rhodopseudomonas sp. BAL398 genome contains these proteins:
- a CDS encoding molybdopterin-dependent oxidoreductase, which translates to MDIKRVVCGHDCPDMCSLLVQVEDGQVTRVSGDPEQPFTAGFACAKTNRDAELVHSPDRILTPLRRVGAKGGRDFRPISWDEALDEITTRWQAIIADHGPLALLGYAYSAHQGQLNRGLVNGLFHALGTSRLQAGTVCDTCCETSWDMTVGPVGGTDPETVVDSDLIIAWGCDLVAVNVHFWAKVEAIRKTRPDVPLVVIDPRRSRTAERADWHIPIRIGTDAALALGVMHVLVRDGLCDRAYLAQNTLGFDRLERETLPRFTPSYVAEVTGLSVADVERLAAMYGKAKTSFIRLGEGMTRLANGGQALRAVSTLPALTGAYGRRGGGALLVTPGSMPFNYGAIRKPSGLAATRLVNHLRLGEELLNMESPPIHGLFVSANNPAITCPEASKVRRGLSREDLFTVVHDPFMTMTARYADIVLPATTYLETEDFYRSYGSYYMQYAPRAVEPQGEAWSNVKFAQAMAARMGLQDAVFRLPESELVRALFDGAGEGIPAFDPALLTAGPIKLSQPDAQSFGTPSGKLEIYSETLAEMGVSPMPDWKPDAEEARDAAKWPLRLLTAPGYFQPHTAYEGVAFLRQRQGPVVCIMHPDDAAQRGLTEGDVVRLHNDRAQIRMVLTISDEVQRGVVLVPGQRTDVDSEAGTVNMLCSDRYTDIGEGATYQSTFLDVAKWEAAA; encoded by the coding sequence ATGGATATCAAGCGGGTGGTCTGCGGGCACGATTGTCCGGACATGTGTTCGTTGCTGGTGCAGGTCGAGGACGGCCAGGTGACCCGCGTGTCGGGCGATCCGGAGCAGCCGTTCACCGCCGGCTTCGCCTGCGCCAAGACCAATCGCGACGCCGAGCTGGTGCATTCGCCGGATCGGATCCTGACTCCGCTGCGCCGCGTCGGCGCCAAGGGCGGCCGCGACTTCAGGCCGATTTCCTGGGACGAAGCGCTCGACGAGATCACCACGCGGTGGCAGGCGATCATCGCCGACCACGGCCCGCTGGCGCTGCTCGGCTACGCCTATAGCGCGCATCAGGGCCAGTTGAACCGCGGCCTGGTCAACGGCCTGTTCCATGCGCTGGGGACCAGCCGGCTGCAGGCCGGCACCGTCTGCGACACCTGCTGCGAGACCTCCTGGGACATGACGGTCGGCCCGGTCGGCGGCACCGATCCGGAAACCGTGGTCGATTCCGATCTGATCATCGCTTGGGGCTGCGATCTGGTCGCCGTCAACGTGCATTTCTGGGCGAAGGTCGAGGCGATCCGCAAGACCAGGCCGGACGTTCCGCTGGTCGTGATCGATCCGCGCCGCAGTCGCACCGCGGAGCGCGCCGACTGGCACATTCCGATCCGGATCGGCACCGACGCGGCGCTGGCACTCGGCGTGATGCATGTGCTGGTGCGCGATGGCTTGTGCGACCGCGCCTATCTTGCGCAAAACACGCTCGGCTTCGACCGGCTCGAGCGCGAGACGCTGCCGCGCTTCACGCCGTCTTATGTTGCCGAAGTGACCGGGCTGAGCGTCGCCGATGTCGAGCGGCTGGCGGCGATGTATGGCAAGGCGAAGACCTCGTTCATTCGGCTCGGCGAGGGCATGACAAGGCTCGCCAATGGCGGCCAAGCGCTGCGCGCGGTGAGCACGTTGCCGGCCTTGACCGGCGCCTATGGGCGGCGCGGCGGCGGCGCGCTGCTGGTGACGCCGGGCTCGATGCCGTTCAACTATGGCGCGATCCGCAAGCCGTCGGGGCTGGCGGCGACGCGGTTGGTCAATCATCTGCGGCTCGGCGAAGAATTGCTCAACATGGAGAGCCCGCCAATTCATGGGCTGTTCGTCTCCGCCAACAATCCCGCCATCACCTGTCCGGAAGCCAGCAAGGTCAGGCGCGGGCTGTCGCGGGAGGATCTGTTCACCGTGGTCCACGATCCGTTCATGACGATGACGGCGCGCTACGCCGACATCGTCCTGCCGGCGACGACCTATCTTGAGACCGAGGATTTCTATCGCTCCTATGGCTCCTACTACATGCAATACGCGCCGCGCGCCGTGGAGCCGCAGGGCGAGGCGTGGTCGAATGTGAAATTCGCGCAGGCGATGGCAGCGCGAATGGGTCTGCAGGACGCCGTCTTCCGGCTGCCCGAATCCGAACTGGTACGCGCGCTGTTCGACGGCGCCGGGGAGGGCATCCCGGCTTTCGATCCGGCGTTGCTCACCGCCGGTCCGATCAAGCTTTCGCAGCCTGATGCGCAAAGTTTTGGGACGCCCTCGGGCAAGCTCGAGATCTATTCGGAGACCCTGGCGGAAATGGGCGTGAGCCCGATGCCGGACTGGAAGCCGGACGCCGAGGAAGCGCGCGATGCCGCCAAATGGCCGCTGCGGTTGCTGACCGCGCCGGGCTATTTCCAGCCGCACACCGCCTATGAGGGCGTGGCGTTTCTCCGTCAACGACAAGGACCGGTGGTCTGCATCATGCATCCGGACGATGCCGCGCAACGCGGCCTCACCGAGGGCGATGTGGTGCGGTTGCACAACGACCGGGCGCAGATCCGGATGGTGCTGACCATCAGCGACGAGGTGCAGCGCGGCGTCGTTCTGGTGCCGGGCCAGCGCACCGATGTCGATTCCGAAGCCGGCACCGTCAACATGCTGTGCTCCGACCGCTACACCGATATCGGCGAAGGCGCGACCTATCAAAGTACTTTTCTCGACGTGGCGAAGTGGGAGGCGGCGGCCTGA
- a CDS encoding AEC family transporter, translating into MAIFESLSGVYSCMLMISLGYYLTQIKWFNEDVGQLFSKLAMTVTIPLYMIVSMMKSYSKADLLNLGAAVIVPLCSLLVLWTIGTVVSKLCNVPDHRRGAFRAMFFVSNSAFVGIPVNIALYGDKALPIAVMYYLVQSLLFWTLGAYGLGLDGPKFARHKGDETADLTAPKIFSQTTLKKILSPPLIGASVAIVLILLGAKLPTFATSTMTYLGGMSTPLAMLFIGIAIYVANLRSVRISTDMWILVAARFLIAPAVTIVACNLFEVPSFMRNVLIIESSMPIMTQVSIAARAYKADANYVAVMTALTTVISLATIPAYFILLTYGVL; encoded by the coding sequence ATGGCCATTTTTGAATCCCTCAGCGGGGTCTACAGCTGCATGCTGATGATCTCGCTCGGCTACTACCTGACCCAGATCAAATGGTTCAACGAAGACGTCGGCCAGCTGTTCTCGAAGCTCGCGATGACGGTGACGATCCCGCTCTACATGATCGTCAGCATGATGAAGTCCTACAGCAAGGCCGACTTGCTCAATCTCGGCGCCGCCGTCATCGTGCCGCTGTGTTCGCTGCTGGTGCTGTGGACGATCGGCACCGTGGTCTCGAAACTGTGCAACGTTCCCGACCACCGCCGCGGCGCGTTTCGGGCGATGTTCTTCGTCTCCAACAGCGCCTTCGTCGGAATTCCGGTGAACATCGCGCTGTACGGCGACAAGGCGTTGCCGATCGCCGTGATGTATTATCTGGTGCAGTCGCTGCTGTTCTGGACCCTTGGCGCCTATGGCCTCGGCCTCGACGGACCCAAATTCGCCCGCCACAAGGGCGACGAGACCGCCGACCTGACCGCGCCGAAGATCTTCAGCCAGACCACGCTCAAGAAGATCCTATCGCCGCCGCTGATCGGCGCCTCGGTGGCCATCGTGCTGATCCTGCTCGGCGCCAAGCTGCCGACCTTTGCCACCAGCACCATGACCTATCTGGGCGGCATGAGCACGCCGCTGGCGATGTTGTTCATCGGCATCGCGATCTATGTGGCCAATCTGCGCAGCGTCCGCATTTCTACGGATATGTGGATTCTGGTCGCGGCGCGCTTCCTGATCGCGCCGGCGGTGACGATCGTGGCATGCAATCTGTTCGAGGTGCCGAGCTTCATGCGCAACGTTCTGATCATCGAATCGTCGATGCCGATCATGACCCAGGTCTCGATCGCGGCCCGGGCTTACAAGGCGGATGCCAATTACGTCGCCGTGATGACGGCGCTGACAACCGTGATCTCGCTGGCGACGATCCCGGCCTATTTCATCCTGCTCACTTATGGTGTGCTCTGA
- a CDS encoding LysR family transcriptional regulator — MKNRQIKAFLAIAEELHFRKAADKLGLTQPALSLAMKTLEEEIGVELLLRDRHQTRLTYAGEVFRAEITEMLACAEQASERVRRASTGIISQLKIGFISTATTADFLPRLISEFRAVHPGVALSLQNSVTIDLLTMIKAGTLDIAFIRLPLIMPHDVEMASVYTERHALLVPADNPLARQEAIRSRDLQGSPFIMYARRNAPGYHDLIMRSLNSNAIHPLIVQEVGEMYTMVALVAAGIGIAVAPISTRNYQLPGVVFHDASWLPAAEIAIAFRKDDTRPATRLFIDLTRRAQRAAAENQPMPNA, encoded by the coding sequence ATGAAGAACCGGCAGATCAAAGCCTTTTTGGCGATCGCGGAAGAGCTGCATTTCCGCAAGGCGGCGGACAAGCTGGGGCTGACCCAACCGGCGCTGAGCCTGGCGATGAAGACGCTCGAGGAGGAGATCGGCGTCGAGCTGTTGCTGCGCGATCGGCATCAGACCAGGCTGACCTATGCGGGCGAAGTGTTCCGCGCAGAGATCACCGAAATGCTGGCCTGCGCCGAGCAGGCGAGCGAACGGGTGCGCCGCGCCTCCACTGGAATCATCAGCCAGCTCAAGATCGGATTCATTTCGACAGCCACGACGGCCGATTTCCTGCCGCGACTGATCAGCGAGTTTCGCGCGGTTCATCCGGGGGTCGCGCTCAGTCTGCAAAACAGCGTCACCATCGATCTCCTCACCATGATCAAGGCCGGCACGCTCGACATCGCCTTCATCCGCCTGCCGCTGATCATGCCGCATGACGTCGAAATGGCCAGCGTCTACACCGAACGTCACGCCCTGCTGGTGCCGGCCGACAATCCGCTGGCGCGGCAGGAGGCGATCCGGTCGCGCGACCTGCAGGGCTCGCCCTTTATCATGTATGCCCGCCGCAACGCGCCGGGCTATCACGACCTGATCATGCGCAGCCTGAACAGCAACGCGATCCACCCGCTCATCGTCCAGGAGGTCGGTGAAATGTATACGATGGTGGCGCTGGTCGCGGCCGGCATCGGCATCGCGGTGGCGCCGATCTCCACGCGCAACTATCAGCTGCCCGGGGTGGTGTTCCACGACGCGAGCTGGTTGCCCGCGGCCGAGATCGCCATCGCGTTTCGCAAGGACGACACCCGCCCCGCAACTCGGCTGTTCATCGACCTCACCCGTCGCGCCCAGCGCGCGGCGGCCGAAAACCAGCCTATGCCCAACGCCTGA
- a CDS encoding LysR family transcriptional regulator, translating into MEFSQLRCFLEVADTLHFTRAAERLHLSQPALSTQIDKLEIELGVELFERSRKQTTLTYPGTLYRAEAEKILALGARAVERARLAAAGKMGRLRIGFISTAAAYVIPPLIAEFHKQAPDVELELRHHLTAEQVDLLTSGALDIGFLRVPLREPSGLCTILVHKEPYQLFLPASHPLASKSKLALGDLDGADFVTYSKRNAPGYAATLADALQQSGIRPAATHEASDMYSLMSLVSAGVGIAIAPASLRNYRLPNVAIRDLSGIQPSEVALAHREGIDHPAALAFIRSARAKVDFRDDDIETG; encoded by the coding sequence ATGGAATTCAGCCAATTGCGATGCTTTCTGGAAGTGGCCGACACGCTGCATTTCACCCGCGCGGCCGAGCGCCTGCATTTGAGCCAGCCGGCGCTCAGCACCCAGATCGACAAGCTCGAGATCGAACTCGGCGTCGAGCTGTTCGAGCGATCGCGCAAGCAGACCACCCTCACCTATCCGGGCACGCTGTATCGCGCCGAGGCCGAGAAAATCCTGGCATTGGGCGCGCGCGCCGTCGAGCGGGCGCGGCTGGCGGCGGCGGGAAAGATGGGGCGATTGCGGATCGGCTTCATCTCGACTGCGGCGGCCTATGTGATCCCACCGCTGATCGCCGAGTTTCACAAGCAGGCGCCGGACGTCGAGCTCGAACTGCGCCATCATCTGACGGCGGAGCAGGTCGATCTGTTGACCAGCGGCGCGCTCGATATCGGCTTCCTGCGTGTTCCGCTGCGCGAGCCAAGCGGGCTGTGCACCATCCTGGTCCACAAGGAGCCCTACCAGCTATTCCTGCCGGCCTCGCATCCGTTGGCGTCGAAATCCAAGCTCGCCCTGGGCGACCTCGACGGCGCCGACTTCGTCACCTATTCGAAACGCAACGCGCCGGGCTACGCCGCGACGCTGGCAGACGCCCTGCAACAAAGCGGGATTCGTCCGGCCGCCACGCACGAGGCCAGTGACATGTATTCGCTGATGTCGCTGGTGTCCGCCGGGGTCGGCATCGCCATCGCGCCGGCGTCGCTACGGAATTATCGCCTGCCCAACGTGGCGATCCGGGATCTTTCAGGCATTCAACCATCGGAAGTGGCGCTGGCGCACCGCGAGGGTATCGATCACCCCGCCGCCCTGGCCTTCATCCGCTCGGCGCGTGCCAAGGTCGATTTTCGCGACGACGACATCGAGACCGGATAG
- a CDS encoding HutP family protein: MQLELNASRIGKVAIMLAMSSNEEEAEFKAKIANETSFKFSVMWVSGRKTEINKSFPRSILNAALKNRTIEDRPGATHALIHAGLEAMGGLIPTIPGDSSLKVKVVIIADAHWVAVVAYGESAFLPETNHERIGMGVMHL; the protein is encoded by the coding sequence GTGCAATTGGAGTTGAATGCCAGCCGGATTGGCAAAGTGGCGATCATGTTGGCGATGTCCTCGAATGAGGAGGAAGCCGAGTTCAAGGCCAAGATCGCCAACGAAACCAGTTTCAAATTTTCGGTGATGTGGGTCAGCGGTCGCAAGACCGAGATCAACAAGAGTTTTCCACGCTCGATCCTCAACGCCGCGCTGAAGAACCGCACGATCGAGGACCGACCGGGCGCGACCCATGCCTTGATCCACGCCGGTCTTGAGGCCATGGGCGGGCTCATTCCAACGATTCCCGGTGACAGCAGCCTGAAGGTCAAAGTTGTCATCATCGCCGACGCGCATTGGGTGGCCGTGGTCGCCTATGGCGAATCCGCCTTTCTGCCCGAGACCAATCACGAGCGGATCGGCATGGGCGTGATGCATCTGTGA
- a CDS encoding biotin transporter BioY: MTPQSAASFGTRDLALVGLAAGLIVGLGAIPPIVIGILPVPITLQSFGVMLAGLMFGPKRGALACLTVLALVAAGLPVLSGGRGGLAVFAGPTVGYLLAWVPAAYTIGFLAMRAEALQRPLSRAIFYLVATVLGGIVVLNLGGMLWLSAVSHISLTTIAVGSLAFLPGDLIKAVIAVLVVQRVEALLTLPRV, translated from the coding sequence ATGACACCGCAATCTGCCGCAAGTTTCGGAACCCGCGACCTCGCCCTGGTCGGCCTCGCGGCCGGCCTGATCGTGGGCCTTGGGGCGATTCCGCCGATCGTGATCGGCATCCTGCCTGTTCCGATCACGCTGCAGTCGTTCGGCGTGATGCTGGCCGGCCTGATGTTCGGGCCAAAACGCGGCGCGCTGGCCTGCTTGACGGTTTTGGCGCTGGTCGCCGCCGGCCTGCCGGTGCTGTCGGGCGGTCGCGGCGGCCTGGCGGTGTTCGCCGGTCCGACGGTGGGCTACCTGCTGGCCTGGGTGCCCGCGGCCTATACGATCGGATTTCTGGCGATGCGCGCCGAAGCCTTGCAACGGCCGCTGTCGCGCGCCATCTTCTATCTGGTTGCCACCGTGTTGGGCGGCATCGTCGTCCTTAATCTTGGCGGCATGCTCTGGCTCTCGGCCGTCAGCCATATCAGCCTGACCACCATCGCGGTCGGTTCGCTGGCGTTCTTGCCGGGTGACCTGATCAAGGCCGTGATCGCGGTGCTGGTGGTGCAACGGGTCGAAGCGCTGCTGACATTGCCGCGGGTCTGA
- a CDS encoding energy-coupling factor transporter transmembrane component T family protein: protein MIGAAKRWVAAAPLARIPVGWKLIVLAGLGASLAFVHNPWILAAAGLFACCALLATEVAPRVLWGGIRGPAIIVGWIGLFECWSHGLASAGIVTARLLILIGFAQAVTASSSVSAMTAAIEAALWPLQRIGLLNAERAGLTLTLTIRFVPLIVDEIAQIREAQAMRGLDRSIVALAVPLVVRIILRAQDLADAIDLRGPPPRSGQGPGATAVVTEARARPDAISDREGGAVPCAVPAFGCDTNRGDRRP, encoded by the coding sequence ATGATCGGCGCCGCGAAACGCTGGGTGGCCGCGGCGCCGCTGGCGCGGATTCCGGTCGGCTGGAAACTGATCGTGCTGGCCGGGCTCGGCGCCAGCCTGGCATTTGTCCACAATCCCTGGATCCTCGCCGCCGCGGGCCTGTTCGCCTGTTGCGCTTTGCTGGCGACCGAAGTGGCACCGCGCGTGCTGTGGGGCGGCATCAGGGGCCCCGCTATCATTGTCGGCTGGATCGGCCTGTTCGAATGCTGGAGCCATGGCCTGGCCTCGGCGGGCATCGTGACGGCGCGGCTGCTGATCTTGATCGGATTTGCCCAGGCGGTCACAGCCAGTTCGTCGGTGTCGGCGATGACCGCCGCGATCGAGGCGGCGCTGTGGCCGTTGCAGCGGATCGGGTTGCTCAATGCCGAGCGGGCCGGTCTGACGCTGACCTTGACGATCCGCTTTGTGCCGCTGATCGTCGATGAAATCGCGCAGATCCGCGAAGCCCAGGCGATGCGCGGGCTCGATCGCTCGATCGTCGCGCTGGCGGTGCCGCTGGTTGTGAGAATCATTTTGCGCGCGCAGGACCTCGCCGACGCCATTGATCTGCGCGGTCCGCCGCCTCGTTCCGGCCAAGGCCCCGGCGCGACGGCGGTCGTCACCGAAGCCCGCGCCCGCCCTGATGCCATCAGCGACCGGGAGGGCGGTGCCGTTCCCTGCGCAGTCCCCGCTTTCGGATGCGATACCAATCGAGGAGACCGTCGACCATGA
- a CDS encoding energy-coupling factor ABC transporter ATP-binding protein yields MNIHSMLFGKVAQTPAPALFPRADSGAEQGAQAIAFCDVSLIRDGREVLRQVDFRADESRIGILGLNGSGKSTLLRLMIGLVAPSSGSVTVDGLDPRRDAVTVRDRTGFLFQTPDNQIVCPIVAEDLAFGLKARGLTPAAVTDRITESLTRLGIADLAPRRVHELSGGERQLVALAGVLTRQPVTILFDEPTSQLDLANRNRFRRLLAGMAEQAIVATHDLELVEDFDRVLVIDGGRILVDASPAEAVARYRELCQ; encoded by the coding sequence ATGAATATCCACTCGATGCTGTTCGGCAAGGTCGCACAAACCCCGGCGCCAGCGTTGTTTCCGCGGGCGGATAGTGGGGCAGAGCAGGGCGCTCAGGCGATTGCATTCTGCGATGTGTCGTTGATCCGGGACGGGCGCGAGGTGTTGCGGCAGGTCGATTTCCGGGCCGACGAAAGCCGAATCGGCATCCTCGGCCTGAACGGCTCCGGCAAGTCGACATTGCTGCGTCTGATGATCGGGCTGGTGGCGCCCTCCAGCGGCAGCGTGACGGTCGATGGGCTGGATCCGCGTCGCGATGCCGTCACGGTGCGCGACCGCACCGGCTTTCTGTTTCAAACTCCCGACAATCAGATCGTGTGCCCGATCGTCGCGGAAGATCTGGCCTTTGGCCTGAAGGCGCGCGGCTTGACGCCGGCGGCGGTCACCGACCGCATCACCGAGAGCCTGACGCGGCTCGGCATCGCCGATCTAGCGCCGCGCCGGGTCCACGAACTCTCCGGCGGCGAACGCCAGCTGGTCGCATTGGCCGGCGTGCTGACGCGTCAGCCGGTCACGATCCTGTTCGACGAGCCGACCTCGCAGCTCGATCTCGCCAACCGCAACCGGTTTCGCCGGCTGCTCGCCGGAATGGCCGAGCAGGCGATCGTTGCGACCCATGATCTCGAGCTGGTCGAGGATTTCGATCGCGTGCTGGTGATCGACGGCGGCCGCATTCTCGTCGACGCGTCGCCGGCCGAGGCCGTCGCGCGCTACCGCGAGCTTTGCCAATGA
- the madM gene encoding malonate transporter subunit MadM translates to MTAFITSLFGPRQLIFAFVVVGLLTWICYSFSKHVTKNRIHGSAVAIIIGLALAYYGGITTGGKKGIADVWMFSGFALMGGAMLRDFCIVSTAYGVKLSELKKAGLGGVLALVIGTALAFAMGVLAAYIFGYRDAVSLTTIGGGALTFIVGPVTGSALHASSEVIALSVAAGVVKSIAVMILTPFLAKPFGLTSPASAIVYGGLMGTTSGVAAGLAATDVRMVPYGALTATFYTGFGCLVTPSVLFLVMKLFFV, encoded by the coding sequence ATGACTGCTTTTATCACTAGTTTGTTCGGCCCACGTCAGCTGATCTTCGCCTTCGTCGTCGTCGGCCTGCTGACCTGGATCTGTTACTCGTTCTCCAAGCACGTCACCAAGAACCGCATCCACGGTTCGGCGGTGGCGATCATCATCGGTCTGGCGCTGGCCTATTATGGCGGCATCACCACCGGCGGCAAGAAGGGCATCGCCGACGTCTGGATGTTCTCCGGTTTCGCCCTGATGGGCGGCGCGATGCTGCGCGACTTCTGCATCGTGTCGACCGCCTATGGGGTGAAGCTGTCTGAACTCAAGAAGGCGGGTCTCGGCGGCGTGTTGGCCCTGGTCATCGGCACCGCGCTGGCCTTCGCGATGGGTGTGTTGGCTGCTTATATCTTCGGCTATCGCGATGCCGTGTCGCTCACCACGATCGGCGGCGGTGCGTTGACCTTCATCGTCGGCCCGGTCACCGGCTCGGCGTTGCACGCATCTTCGGAGGTGATCGCGCTGTCGGTTGCCGCCGGCGTGGTGAAATCGATCGCCGTGATGATCCTGACGCCGTTCTTGGCCAAGCCGTTCGGCCTGACCAGCCCGGCTTCCGCAATCGTCTATGGCGGCCTGATGGGCACCACCAGCGGCGTGGCCGCGGGCCTTGCCGCGACCGACGTTCGGATGGTGCCTTATGGCGCATTGACGGCGACGTTCTACACCGGATTTGGTTGTCTGGTGACGCCGTCGGTCCTGTTCCTGGTGATGAAGCTATTCTTCGTCTGA
- the madL gene encoding malonate transporter subunit MadL, whose protein sequence is MVIYGVMVLGLCMFIGTAIGLGLGNLLNIPGDIGGVGFAMLLLVFVTPWLKKNGWLPKPSEDGIMFWNGMYIPVVIAMAATQNVAAAMHGGAIAFVGGLLSVIVCFVLIRPLSALAGSATSTFGDETEAPSAAPVVVAPSVKA, encoded by the coding sequence ATGGTCATCTACGGTGTGATGGTCCTCGGCCTTTGCATGTTCATCGGCACGGCGATCGGCCTTGGCCTCGGCAATCTGTTGAATATCCCCGGCGATATCGGTGGCGTCGGCTTCGCCATGTTGTTGCTGGTGTTTGTGACGCCATGGTTGAAGAAGAACGGCTGGCTTCCGAAGCCATCGGAAGACGGCATCATGTTCTGGAACGGGATGTATATCCCGGTCGTGATCGCGATGGCGGCAACCCAGAACGTCGCGGCGGCGATGCACGGCGGCGCGATCGCGTTCGTCGGCGGGCTGCTGTCGGTGATCGTGTGCTTCGTCTTGATCCGTCCGCTTTCGGCTTTGGCAGGGTCCGCGACCTCGACATTCGGCGATGAGACCGAGGCGCCGTCGGCTGCTCCGGTTGTCGTAGCCCCGTCCGTTAAAGCCTGA
- a CDS encoding biotin/lipoyl-containing protein: MELKAKMPSKVESIAVAVGDVIKTGTPVAVLEAMKMKSPLVCPIDGTVKSIAVAVGDRVKPGAIIVVVE, translated from the coding sequence ATGGAACTCAAAGCAAAGATGCCCAGCAAGGTCGAATCGATTGCCGTTGCCGTTGGTGACGTCATCAAGACCGGCACCCCGGTCGCCGTGTTGGAAGCGATGAAGATGAAGAGCCCGCTGGTGTGCCCGATCGACGGCACCGTGAAGTCGATCGCAGTCGCGGTCGGCGATCGCGTCAAGCCCGGCGCGATCATCGTCGTCGTCGAGTAA
- the mdcG gene encoding malonate decarboxylase holo-[acyl-carrier-protein] synthase → MVEFSVEERLRSAETVCRGLLPPFRHPALEARVHRVFASEAVPGIICAAKGPLPRGYLQLGVSFPFRDDGSRVRASFALPPKRIGKAHSPYEVFGRLQGDAFEGAAALNSLRALCESHGVEVGLFGSAALQILTGLPYLETNSDVDAVVRPTSYAKLRLVHAGLCDLRDEYKRKFDVEVTLPNGAGVKLNELMSSKTTVLGRGIDGVRLLDWAATVRALDQSESSSVSDELITNEES, encoded by the coding sequence ATGGTGGAGTTCTCGGTCGAGGAGCGGTTGCGCTCCGCCGAGACCGTGTGTCGCGGCTTACTCCCGCCATTCCGTCATCCGGCGCTGGAAGCGCGCGTGCATCGCGTGTTCGCGTCGGAAGCGGTGCCGGGAATCATCTGCGCCGCGAAGGGGCCGTTGCCGCGCGGCTATTTGCAACTCGGCGTATCATTTCCGTTCCGCGACGACGGTTCGCGCGTGCGCGCGTCGTTCGCGCTGCCGCCGAAGCGGATCGGCAAGGCGCATTCGCCCTACGAGGTGTTCGGTCGGCTGCAGGGCGACGCGTTCGAGGGCGCCGCCGCGCTGAACAGCCTGCGCGCGCTATGCGAGTCGCATGGCGTCGAGGTCGGCCTGTTCGGGTCGGCGGCGCTGCAGATCCTCACCGGTCTGCCCTATCTTGAAACCAATTCGGACGTCGATGCTGTCGTACGTCCAACGAGCTACGCCAAACTTCGCCTGGTTCACGCCGGTCTTTGCGATCTGCGGGACGAATACAAGCGCAAGTTTGACGTCGAAGTGACGCTGCCGAATGGCGCAGGCGTCAAACTCAACGAACTGATGTCGTCGAAAACCACGGTCCTTGGCCGCGGTATCGACGGCGTCCGTCTCCTGGACTGGGCCGCCACCGTGCGCGCACTGGACCAATCTGAAAGCTCGTCCGTGTCGGACGAGCTGATCACAAACGAGGAAAGTTAA